One Streptomyces sp. ML-6 genomic region harbors:
- a CDS encoding BTAD domain-containing putative transcriptional regulator — MKTRCVLAVLLHARGEPVSMEALIDRVWGDGPPVTAVDTMQSYVSRLRGLLRKAVGDLVQVDRPSPRRYQLWLDPRVEVDLSHFRRLRKEARAAAGQGRQELAVGLLRAAEDRWRGDPLPESTSDWADSVRGRLVEDHRSVRGERIRLELELGRHADLIGELHELAAESPLAQQVIASLMLALYRSGRPDEALQVYRNTRQRLRDGLGIEPGPDLQELHQSILKQDRTLTRTATVVELSAAREPRSNLPRDSRDFTGRTEELRLLLGDAEHLAADAGTRADAGRAAAGPRPHDATRYAMPLTVIHGMPGIGKTALAVHAAHRLRAAYPGGLLYVDLHGYSGRPPYEPAEALAVLLHAAGVDSGLPDPVDGEPPDPVDVWAARWREWTSRHRVLVVLDNARSSSQVRPLLPGSAACRAIVTSRKRLAGLDGATALRMEVLPGPEAAALFTRIAGADRVPADPGALTAVTDACGCHPLMIQLLASRFRHRKSWDLGHLLDRLAAAADPLDEFDDGELVSVMRFSYTELAPPTRSLLARLALHPGPDITVAAATALAGTAPDGALVRRSVDELQDFHLLEEPSPGRYRLHELTRAFALRELTRTEPPEARTEALDRLFAHYLTTAHHADRHTRPLRRRLPSATEHVSAYAQDFACADDAAEWLVLERANLLAVAVAAAGEASRYAAFFPHVIAPELKQWGTWAVTNKLYGAAVPALRARGDRYALAQTLVEAAEALAQTGHDEALSCANEALVLFRRLDRPDGCADALLQAGRAHLAAGRGKAALKVLDDALTECRRIGMREREADVLNVQGAALFQAGRYGEALDKVRVMLGIHQETGNFLGQIHALNNSGDVCASQGRYPEALEFYERSLELARLHGGRQELDILDTNMGAVYQATGQTAQALACFQRSLESHRAHGDALGEINVLIQLGKTHAELGRRDEGLAHLLTAVEVARRIDSPYECQRALLGAADVQYASGQFAAAARGYEEALAVARAAASLLGCARAVAGLARTALRTGNLGLAKRRTRLGAALYSRLAMREEADELRNLLRDHPRVADS; from the coding sequence GTGAAAACGCGCTGCGTACTGGCGGTGCTGCTGCACGCACGCGGTGAACCGGTCTCCATGGAGGCGCTGATCGACCGGGTCTGGGGCGACGGCCCGCCCGTCACGGCCGTGGACACGATGCAGAGCTACGTGTCGCGCCTGCGGGGCCTGCTGCGCAAGGCGGTCGGTGACCTCGTCCAGGTGGATCGCCCGTCGCCGCGCCGGTACCAGCTCTGGCTCGATCCCCGCGTCGAGGTCGACCTGAGCCACTTCCGGCGGTTGCGGAAGGAGGCCCGCGCGGCGGCCGGGCAGGGCAGGCAGGAGCTGGCCGTCGGTCTGCTGCGCGCGGCGGAGGACAGATGGCGCGGCGACCCCCTGCCGGAGTCCACGAGCGACTGGGCGGATTCGGTACGGGGCCGCCTGGTGGAGGACCACCGCAGCGTACGGGGGGAGCGCATCCGGTTGGAGCTGGAGCTGGGGCGGCACGCCGATCTCATCGGGGAGCTGCATGAACTGGCCGCGGAGAGCCCGCTGGCCCAGCAGGTGATCGCCTCGTTGATGCTGGCCCTCTACCGGTCCGGCCGACCCGACGAGGCGCTCCAGGTCTACCGGAACACACGGCAGCGGCTGCGGGACGGGCTGGGTATCGAACCAGGCCCCGACCTGCAAGAACTCCATCAGAGCATCCTGAAGCAGGACCGTACGCTCACCAGGACGGCGACCGTCGTCGAACTGTCGGCGGCCCGGGAGCCACGTTCCAACCTTCCGCGCGACAGCCGGGACTTCACCGGGCGCACGGAAGAACTCCGCCTGTTGCTCGGCGATGCGGAGCACCTCGCCGCCGATGCCGGCACGAGAGCCGATGCCGGCAGAGCAGCCGCCGGTCCCCGCCCGCACGACGCCACCCGGTACGCCATGCCACTGACCGTGATCCACGGGATGCCCGGCATCGGCAAGACGGCGCTCGCCGTCCATGCCGCGCACCGGCTCCGCGCCGCGTACCCCGGGGGTCTGCTCTACGTCGATCTGCACGGGTACAGCGGACGGCCGCCGTACGAGCCCGCCGAGGCGCTCGCGGTGTTGCTCCACGCGGCCGGGGTCGACAGCGGGCTGCCGGATCCCGTCGACGGCGAACCGCCGGATCCTGTCGATGTGTGGGCTGCCCGGTGGCGGGAGTGGACGTCACGCCATCGGGTGCTCGTGGTGCTCGACAACGCCAGAAGCTCTTCCCAGGTGCGTCCGCTCCTGCCCGGATCCGCCGCCTGCAGGGCGATCGTGACCAGCCGGAAGCGGCTCGCCGGACTGGACGGGGCCACCGCCCTGCGGATGGAGGTGCTGCCGGGTCCGGAGGCCGCTGCCCTGTTCACCCGCATCGCGGGAGCGGACCGGGTCCCCGCCGACCCCGGGGCCCTCACGGCCGTGACGGATGCCTGTGGCTGCCATCCACTGATGATCCAGCTGCTGGCGAGCCGCTTCCGGCACCGGAAGTCCTGGGATCTGGGCCATCTGCTGGACCGGCTGGCCGCCGCCGCGGACCCGCTCGACGAGTTCGACGACGGTGAGCTCGTCTCGGTGATGCGCTTCTCCTACACCGAACTCGCCCCTCCCACCCGGTCGTTGCTGGCCCGGCTGGCACTGCACCCGGGTCCCGACATCACCGTCGCCGCCGCCACCGCACTGGCCGGGACGGCGCCGGACGGTGCCCTCGTCCGGCGCAGCGTGGACGAGCTCCAGGACTTCCACCTGCTGGAGGAGCCCTCTCCCGGCCGGTACCGCCTGCACGAGCTGACCAGGGCCTTCGCCCTGCGGGAGCTCACCCGTACGGAGCCGCCCGAGGCGCGGACGGAAGCACTGGACCGGCTTTTCGCCCATTACCTCACCACCGCGCACCACGCGGACCGGCACACCCGTCCCCTGCGCCGACGGCTGCCGTCGGCAACCGAACACGTCTCCGCGTACGCACAGGACTTCGCCTGCGCCGACGACGCCGCCGAGTGGCTCGTCCTGGAACGGGCCAACCTCCTCGCGGTCGCGGTCGCGGCGGCCGGCGAGGCTTCCAGGTACGCGGCGTTCTTCCCCCATGTGATCGCCCCCGAACTCAAGCAGTGGGGTACCTGGGCCGTCACCAACAAGCTGTACGGAGCGGCCGTACCGGCCCTGCGTGCCCGCGGCGACCGGTACGCACTGGCCCAGACCCTGGTGGAGGCGGCCGAGGCACTGGCTCAGACCGGCCACGACGAGGCCCTCAGCTGTGCGAACGAGGCACTGGTCCTGTTCCGGCGGCTGGACCGGCCGGACGGTTGTGCGGACGCCCTCCTCCAGGCGGGCCGGGCGCATCTGGCGGCGGGGCGCGGAAAGGCGGCACTAAAGGTCCTCGACGACGCGCTGACGGAGTGCCGGCGCATCGGCATGCGCGAGAGGGAAGCGGACGTGCTGAACGTCCAGGGGGCCGCGCTCTTCCAGGCGGGGCGGTACGGCGAGGCCCTGGACAAGGTCCGGGTGATGCTCGGCATCCATCAGGAAACCGGGAACTTTCTCGGGCAGATCCACGCGCTGAACAACTCGGGCGACGTGTGCGCGTCCCAAGGACGGTATCCGGAAGCCCTCGAATTCTACGAACGCTCCCTGGAGCTGGCCCGGCTTCACGGCGGACGCCAGGAGCTGGACATACTCGACACCAACATGGGGGCCGTGTACCAGGCGACCGGGCAGACCGCCCAGGCCCTGGCGTGCTTCCAACGCTCCTTGGAGAGCCATCGCGCCCACGGCGACGCGCTGGGCGAGATCAACGTCCTCATCCAACTGGGAAAGACGCATGCGGAGCTGGGGCGGCGGGACGAAGGGCTGGCCCATCTGCTCACGGCGGTGGAGGTGGCCCGCAGGATCGACAGCCCGTACGAGTGTCAGCGCGCCCTGCTCGGTGCGGCCGATGTCCAGTACGCCTCGGGGCAGTTCGCCGCGGCGGCCCGGGGGTACGAAGAGGCACTGGCGGTCGCCCGCGCGGCGGCTTCCCTGCTCGGTTGCGCACGGGCGGTCGCGGGACTGGCCCGCACGGCTCTGCGCACGGGCAACCTGGGGCTGGCAAAGCGCCGCACGAGGCTGGGCGCGGCCCTGTACTCCAGGCTCGCCATGCGGGAGGAGGCGGATGAGCTGCGAAACCTGCTGCGGGATCATCCTCGGGTGGCCGACTCCTGA
- a CDS encoding NB-ARC domain-containing protein — protein sequence MRGHERSDNDLSGTVEGPAIQAGTVHGGIHIRSVVEPADEPGTSPWQLPPSIRIVDRAAEVGTLERHRTRARLEGRPALAVVSGLGGVGKTAVALSWLHSLRPHFPGGQLYADLRAQAPGGPVDPAEVVGRFLRALGVPDPQVPGGFAEQLALYRSLTANRRLVVMLDDAATAAQVRPLLPAGQCVTVVTSRRRLPGLTVDGGQVIHLEPLAPEAAVELLDSTLADGRVAAQPEEARALVELCAGLPLAVRIAGARLAARPRHGITTMVRALAAEHDRLEALAIEGDHDVQAALDLSYRGLPDSAARLYRLLGLHPGREFGGPVGDAVLGEDASEPLDVLYDANLLIDAGQAAGNERYRFHDLVRLHAITQANRDDSPEERDAALRRIGWYYLASATRAEGIIDPQHRTMARSYGPGPSVVADFGDGPDAALDWLELELPNLMAVLRQARSAGVPELAWQLADAMWPLFLRRKFYAEWREAHREGLLGAQETDDEAAVCRMLTSGGLGELDMGRPGPALEMFEQAAELFRRSGDALGHARTLNYRGLAHQRLGEPDLAAGFFGRAAAELLDCGDHRAAGLARFNLADVAVSRGRYEAAVPDADAAHTALREAGDTYNTARALALTGRAHLGLGRLDRAEEVLLAALETLRSMAADHEAARALGSLAQVSERRGQPELAGERYRKALVLYSEAGQSDSDEAREAGDRLRALDPEPGPDGGGSDGPAADPAG from the coding sequence ATGCGGGGGCACGAACGCAGTGACAACGACCTGAGCGGCACGGTGGAGGGTCCCGCGATCCAGGCGGGCACCGTGCACGGGGGCATTCACATCCGGTCGGTCGTGGAACCGGCCGACGAGCCGGGCACATCGCCCTGGCAGCTGCCGCCCTCGATCCGGATCGTCGACCGGGCGGCCGAGGTGGGCACGCTGGAGAGGCATCGGACCAGGGCGAGGCTGGAGGGTCGGCCCGCCCTCGCCGTGGTGAGCGGGCTGGGAGGGGTGGGCAAGACCGCGGTCGCGCTGTCCTGGCTGCACAGCCTGCGTCCGCACTTTCCCGGTGGCCAGCTGTACGCGGACCTGCGGGCCCAGGCGCCGGGTGGACCGGTCGATCCGGCCGAGGTGGTGGGGCGGTTCCTGCGGGCGCTCGGCGTGCCGGATCCGCAGGTGCCCGGCGGATTCGCCGAACAGCTGGCGTTGTACCGGTCGTTGACCGCCAACCGACGGCTGGTGGTCATGCTCGACGACGCGGCGACCGCGGCCCAGGTGCGACCCCTGCTGCCCGCGGGGCAGTGCGTGACGGTGGTGACCAGTCGTCGGCGGTTACCGGGGCTGACCGTGGACGGCGGGCAGGTGATCCACCTGGAGCCCCTCGCCCCTGAGGCGGCGGTCGAGTTGCTGGACTCCACGCTCGCCGACGGACGGGTGGCCGCGCAGCCCGAGGAGGCGCGCGCCCTGGTCGAGCTGTGCGCGGGACTGCCGCTCGCGGTGCGCATCGCCGGTGCCCGGCTGGCGGCACGTCCCCGGCACGGCATCACCACCATGGTCCGGGCACTGGCCGCGGAACACGACCGGCTGGAGGCGCTCGCCATCGAGGGCGACCACGACGTCCAGGCGGCACTGGATCTCTCGTACCGGGGGCTGCCGGACAGCGCCGCCCGCCTCTACCGGCTGTTGGGGCTGCACCCCGGGCGGGAGTTCGGCGGGCCGGTGGGCGACGCGGTCCTGGGCGAGGACGCCTCCGAACCGCTCGACGTGCTGTACGACGCGAATCTGCTGATCGACGCGGGTCAGGCGGCGGGCAACGAACGGTACCGCTTCCACGACCTCGTACGACTGCACGCCATCACGCAGGCGAACCGGGACGATTCCCCCGAGGAGCGGGACGCGGCACTGCGCCGCATCGGGTGGTACTACCTGGCCAGTGCCACCCGGGCGGAGGGGATCATCGACCCGCAGCACCGCACCATGGCCCGCTCCTACGGTCCCGGCCCGTCCGTCGTCGCGGACTTCGGGGACGGTCCGGACGCCGCTCTGGACTGGCTGGAGCTGGAGCTGCCCAATCTCATGGCGGTGCTCCGGCAGGCCCGTTCCGCCGGGGTCCCGGAGCTCGCCTGGCAGCTCGCCGACGCGATGTGGCCGTTGTTCCTGCGGCGCAAGTTCTACGCGGAATGGCGCGAGGCCCACCGGGAAGGGCTGCTCGGGGCGCAGGAGACGGACGACGAGGCGGCGGTGTGCCGGATGCTCACCTCCGGCGGCCTGGGCGAACTCGACATGGGACGTCCTGGACCGGCGCTGGAGATGTTCGAGCAGGCCGCCGAGCTCTTCCGGCGTTCGGGCGACGCCCTGGGACACGCGCGCACACTCAACTACCGCGGCCTGGCCCATCAACGGCTCGGCGAGCCGGACCTGGCCGCCGGGTTCTTCGGCCGGGCGGCCGCCGAACTCCTGGACTGCGGGGACCACCGGGCCGCCGGGCTGGCCCGGTTCAACCTCGCCGATGTCGCCGTGTCGCGGGGGCGGTACGAAGCCGCCGTGCCCGATGCCGATGCCGCCCACACCGCGTTGCGGGAGGCGGGAGACACCTACAACACCGCACGCGCCCTCGCGTTGACCGGGCGGGCGCACCTCGGCCTCGGGCGGCTCGACCGGGCCGAGGAAGTTCTGCTGGCCGCCCTGGAGACGCTGCGGTCCATGGCGGCCGATCACGAGGCCGCCCGCGCGCTGGGAAGCCTGGCACAGGTCTCCGAGCGGCGCGGACAGCCGGAACTTGCCGGTGAGCGTTACCGGAAGGCGCTGGTCCTGTACTCCGAGGCCGGCCAATCGGACTCGGACGAGGCGCGGGAGGCGGGTGACCGGCTCAGGGCACTGGACCCGGAACCGGGGCCGGACGGCGGGGGCAGCGACGGTCCGGCCGCCGACCCCGCGGGCTGA
- a CDS encoding response regulator: MSGACGRVLVVDDNKVIRQLIRVNLELEGFEVVTATDGVECLDLVHRVLPDVITLDVVMPRLDGLQTATRLRSDPQTRHLPVAIISACTPYEVDSGVAAGVDAFLAKPFEPSELVRLVRRLAEREAPSSLDGRHGAGRAESAAG, translated from the coding sequence GTGTCAGGGGCGTGTGGCCGCGTGCTTGTTGTCGACGACAACAAGGTCATCCGGCAGTTGATCAGGGTCAATCTCGAGCTCGAGGGCTTCGAGGTCGTGACCGCGACCGATGGTGTCGAGTGTCTGGATCTGGTGCATCGGGTCCTTCCCGATGTGATCACGCTCGATGTCGTCATGCCCCGGCTGGACGGTCTGCAGACCGCCACCAGATTGCGCTCCGACCCGCAGACCAGACATCTGCCCGTGGCGATCATCAGCGCCTGCACGCCCTACGAGGTGGACAGCGGGGTCGCCGCGGGCGTCGACGCGTTCCTGGCGAAGCCCTTCGAGCCGAGCGAGCTGGTACGGCTCGTGCGGCGGCTGGCGGAGCGGGAGGCGCCCTCGTCGCTCGACGGCAGGCACGGAGCCGGGAGGGCGGAGAGCGCCGCGGGGTGA
- the nrtL gene encoding ArgS-related anticodon-binding protein NrtL: MTPADLSRTVLHAVRRAVDENALRAPVPARVRVERTRPGGRGHYACAVALQLAGPAALPARDVAEILRERIREAPGIAGVEVTGPGFLNFTLPAAARGLGPLVRTIRERGTGYGHGDALAGTSVSFAPVEELRARVVTDTVERLLRARGATVGERTADGEALHVVPVPAADRDLYERLGTDAARWALLRAAPHDRPRGTGGTELLVQQEGNPLFRVRYAYARTRALSGNARRLGFDAGYEQEVDAPALGALLADHPEVLAAAARHREPDRVARQLEAVAAAFFDFHDSASPLPVGDEKPSAAHRSRLALAEAAGTVLAGGLSLLGVSAPEVL; the protein is encoded by the coding sequence GTGACCCCCGCCGATCTCTCCAGGACCGTGCTGCACGCCGTGCGCCGCGCGGTCGACGAGAACGCCCTGCGCGCGCCCGTCCCCGCGCGCGTGCGGGTGGAGCGGACCAGGCCCGGCGGGCGCGGGCACTACGCCTGCGCCGTCGCGCTCCAGCTGGCCGGACCCGCCGCGCTGCCCGCCAGGGACGTGGCCGAGATCCTCCGGGAACGGATCCGGGAGGCGCCGGGCATCGCGGGCGTCGAGGTCACCGGACCGGGCTTCCTGAACTTCACCCTGCCGGCCGCCGCGCGCGGGCTCGGGCCGCTCGTCCGGACCATCCGGGAGCGCGGAACCGGATACGGGCACGGGGACGCCCTCGCCGGCACCTCCGTCTCGTTCGCACCCGTCGAGGAGCTCCGCGCCCGGGTCGTCACCGACACCGTCGAGCGACTGCTCCGGGCCCGGGGGGCGACGGTGGGGGAGCGGACCGCGGACGGGGAGGCGCTGCACGTGGTGCCGGTGCCCGCCGCCGACCGCGACCTCTACGAGCGGCTCGGGACCGACGCCGCGCGCTGGGCGCTGCTGCGGGCCGCCCCGCACGACCGGCCCCGGGGCACGGGGGGCACGGAACTGCTCGTGCAGCAGGAGGGCAACCCGCTGTTCCGGGTGCGCTACGCGTACGCCCGGACCCGCGCGCTGAGCGGCAACGCCCGCCGGCTCGGGTTCGACGCCGGGTACGAGCAGGAGGTGGACGCGCCCGCGCTCGGCGCGCTGCTCGCCGACCACCCCGAGGTGCTCGCCGCCGCCGCCCGGCACCGCGAGCCGGACCGGGTCGCCCGGCAGCTGGAGGCCGTCGCGGCGGCCTTCTTCGACTTCCACGACAGTGCCTCGCCGCTCCCCGTCGGGGACGAGAAACCCTCGGCCGCCCACCGCTCCCGGCTCGCCCTCGCCGAAGCCGCCGGGACGGTGCTGGCCGGTGGCCTGTCCCTGCTCGGCGTCAGCGCACCCGAAGTCCTCTGA
- the lysA gene encoding diaminopimelate decarboxylase — translation MSRSAHPAGPRHADVMPEGHYTAPPADLNALDPKVWARTVTRDEDGAVTVGGIGVTRLAEEFGTPAYVLDESDFRARCRAWADAFGQDADVFYAGKAFLSRAVVRWLKEEGLNLDVCSGGELTCALDAGMPAERIAFHGNNKTAEEIERAVTVGVGRIVLDSFQEIARVSHIAQRLGKRQRVQIRVTVGVEAHTHEFIATAHEDQKFGIALAGGQAAEAVRRALTLDGLELIGIHSHIGSQIFDMAGFEVSARRVVQLLAEVRDEHGVELPEIDLGGGLGIAYTSEDDPREPHEIAKALGDIVTRECEAAGLATPRISVEPGRAIVGPTAFTLYEVGTVKPLDGLRTYVSVDGGMSDNIRTALYDAEYTVALASRTSDAEPMLVRVVGKHCESGDIVVKDAFLPSDIAPGDLIAVPATGAYCRSMASNYNHALRPPVLAVRDGAARVIVRRETEEDLLRLDVG, via the coding sequence ATGAGCCGATCCGCACACCCCGCCGGTCCCCGCCACGCCGACGTCATGCCGGAGGGCCACTACACGGCCCCGCCCGCCGACCTCAACGCCCTGGACCCCAAGGTCTGGGCCCGTACCGTCACCCGGGACGAGGACGGCGCGGTCACCGTCGGCGGGATCGGGGTCACCCGGCTGGCCGAGGAATTCGGCACCCCTGCCTACGTCCTCGACGAGAGCGACTTCCGGGCCCGCTGCCGGGCCTGGGCCGACGCCTTCGGACAGGACGCCGACGTCTTCTACGCCGGCAAGGCGTTCCTGTCGCGCGCCGTCGTGCGCTGGCTGAAGGAAGAAGGACTCAACCTCGACGTCTGCTCCGGCGGAGAGCTGACCTGCGCCCTGGACGCCGGGATGCCCGCCGAGCGCATCGCCTTCCACGGCAACAACAAGACCGCCGAGGAGATCGAGCGGGCGGTCACCGTCGGCGTCGGGCGCATCGTGCTCGACTCCTTCCAGGAGATCGCCCGGGTCTCGCACATCGCCCAGCGGCTCGGCAAGCGGCAGCGCGTCCAGATCCGGGTGACCGTCGGCGTCGAGGCGCACACCCACGAGTTCATCGCCACCGCGCACGAGGACCAGAAGTTCGGCATCGCGCTGGCCGGGGGACAGGCCGCCGAGGCGGTGCGCCGGGCGCTCACCCTCGACGGGCTCGAACTCATCGGCATCCACTCGCACATCGGCTCGCAGATCTTCGACATGGCCGGCTTCGAGGTCTCCGCCCGGCGCGTGGTGCAGCTGCTCGCCGAGGTGCGCGACGAGCACGGCGTGGAACTGCCCGAGATCGACCTGGGCGGCGGCCTCGGCATCGCGTACACCTCCGAGGACGACCCGCGCGAGCCGCACGAGATCGCCAAGGCCCTCGGCGACATCGTGACCCGCGAGTGCGAGGCCGCCGGGCTCGCCACCCCGCGGATCTCCGTCGAGCCGGGCCGCGCCATCGTCGGACCGACCGCCTTCACGCTGTACGAGGTCGGCACCGTCAAGCCCCTGGATGGGCTGCGCACGTACGTCAGCGTCGACGGCGGCATGTCGGACAACATCCGCACCGCGCTGTACGACGCCGAGTACACCGTCGCGCTCGCCTCGCGCACCTCCGACGCCGAGCCGATGCTCGTCCGGGTCGTCGGGAAGCACTGCGAGAGCGGTGACATCGTGGTCAAGGACGCGTTCCTGCCCTCCGACATCGCCCCCGGCGACCTGATCGCGGTGCCCGCCACCGGCGCGTACTGCCGCTCGATGGCGAGCAACTACAACCACGCCCTGCGTCCGCCCGTCCTCGCCGTGCGCGACGGGGCGGCGCGAGTGATCGTCCGGCGCGAGACGGAGGAAGATCTCCTGCGTCTCGATGTCGGTTGA
- a CDS encoding homoserine dehydrogenase — protein MMRTRPLKVALLGCGVVGSEVARIMTTHAADLAARIGAPVELAGVAVRRPAKVREGIDPALITTDATALVKRGDIDVVIEVIGGIEPARTLITTAFEHGASVVSANKALLAEDGAALHAAAEQHGRDLYYEAAVAGAIPLVRPLRESLAGDKVNRVLGIVNGTTNFILDRMDTSGAGYSEALDEATALGYAEADPTADVEGFDAAAKAAILAGIAFHTRVRIGDVYREGITEVTAADIVSARRMGCTVKLLAICERAADGNSVTARVHPAMIPLSHPLASVREAYNAVFVEAEAAGQLMFYGPGAGGSPTASAVLGDLVAVCRNKLNEATGPGDSAYTRLPVSPMGDVVTRYHISLDVADKPGVLAQVATVFAEQGVSIDTVRQQGRNPSGGDEATAGQGGEASLVVVTHRAADAALSATVEALRGLDTVRGVASIMRVEGE, from the coding sequence ATGATGCGTACGCGTCCGCTGAAGGTGGCGCTGCTGGGCTGTGGAGTGGTCGGCTCAGAGGTGGCGCGCATCATGACGACGCACGCCGCCGACCTCGCCGCGCGCATCGGTGCCCCGGTCGAACTCGCCGGGGTCGCCGTGCGCCGGCCCGCCAAGGTGCGCGAGGGCATCGACCCCGCACTGATCACCACCGATGCGACGGCCCTGGTCAAACGGGGCGACATCGACGTCGTCATTGAGGTCATCGGGGGCATCGAGCCCGCCCGCACCCTCATCACCACCGCCTTCGAGCACGGCGCGAGCGTCGTCTCCGCGAACAAGGCGCTGCTCGCCGAGGACGGCGCGGCCCTGCACGCCGCCGCCGAGCAGCACGGCCGGGACCTCTACTACGAGGCCGCCGTGGCCGGTGCCATCCCGCTCGTCCGGCCGCTGCGCGAGTCCCTCGCCGGGGACAAGGTCAACCGGGTCCTCGGCATCGTGAACGGCACCACCAACTTCATCCTCGACCGGATGGACACCAGCGGGGCCGGATACTCCGAGGCGCTCGACGAGGCCACCGCACTCGGTTACGCCGAGGCCGACCCGACCGCCGACGTCGAGGGCTTCGACGCCGCCGCCAAGGCCGCCATCCTCGCCGGGATCGCCTTCCACACCCGGGTCAGGATCGGCGACGTGTACCGCGAGGGCATCACCGAGGTCACCGCCGCCGACATCGTCTCCGCCCGCCGCATGGGCTGCACCGTCAAGCTCCTCGCGATCTGCGAGCGCGCCGCCGACGGAAACTCCGTCACCGCCCGCGTGCACCCCGCGATGATCCCGCTGAGCCACCCGCTGGCCTCCGTGCGCGAGGCGTACAACGCGGTCTTCGTCGAGGCCGAGGCGGCCGGACAGCTCATGTTCTACGGCCCCGGCGCCGGCGGCTCGCCCACCGCGTCCGCGGTCCTCGGCGACCTGGTCGCGGTCTGCCGCAACAAGCTCAACGAGGCCACCGGCCCCGGTGACTCCGCGTACACCCGACTGCCGGTGAGCCCCATGGGCGACGTCGTCACGCGGTACCACATCAGTCTCGACGTGGCCGACAAGCCTGGCGTGCTCGCCCAGGTCGCGACGGTCTTCGCCGAACAGGGCGTATCGATCGATACCGTCCGTCAGCAGGGCAGGAATCCGAGCGGCGGCGACGAGGCCACCGCCGGGCAGGGCGGCGAGGCCTCCCTCGTCGTCGTCACCCACCGCGCGGCCGACGCCGCCCTCTCGGCGACCGTCGAAGCGCTGCGCGGGCTCGACACCGTGCGCGGTGTCGCCAGCATCATGCGTGTTGAAGGGGAGTAA
- the thrC gene encoding threonine synthase gives MTTKGTHQWRGIIEEYRDRLPVTSTTPVVTLREGGTPLVPAQVLSERTGCEVHLKVEGANPTGSFKDRGMTMAITRAKEEGAKAVICASTGNTSASAAAYAVRAGMVCAVLVPQGKIALGKMGQALVHGAKILQVDGNFDDCLTLARSLSDNYPVALVNSVNPVRIEGQKTAAFEIVDALGDAPDVHVLPVGNAGNITAYWKGYKEYAGDGVSTHTPRMWGFQASGSAPIVRGEIVKDPSTVATAIRIGNPASWQYALNARDESGGFIDEVTDRQILSAYRLLASQEGVFVEPASAASVAGLLKAAEEGKVDPGQKIVCTVTGNGLKDPDWAVAGAPQPVTVPVDAATAAEKLGLA, from the coding sequence ATGACCACCAAGGGCACCCACCAGTGGCGCGGCATCATCGAGGAGTACCGGGACCGCCTTCCGGTCACGAGCACGACGCCGGTCGTCACGCTCCGTGAAGGCGGTACGCCGCTCGTCCCCGCCCAGGTCCTCTCCGAGCGCACGGGCTGCGAGGTGCACCTCAAGGTCGAGGGCGCCAACCCCACCGGCTCCTTCAAGGACCGCGGCATGACGATGGCCATCACCCGGGCCAAGGAGGAGGGCGCCAAGGCGGTCATCTGCGCCTCCACCGGCAACACCTCCGCCTCCGCCGCCGCGTACGCGGTGCGGGCCGGCATGGTCTGCGCCGTCCTCGTGCCGCAGGGCAAGATCGCGCTCGGCAAGATGGGCCAGGCACTCGTGCACGGCGCCAAGATCCTCCAGGTGGACGGCAATTTCGACGACTGCCTGACGCTGGCCCGCTCGCTCTCGGACAACTACCCGGTGGCGCTGGTCAATTCGGTCAACCCGGTCCGCATCGAGGGCCAGAAGACCGCCGCGTTCGAGATCGTCGACGCGCTCGGCGACGCCCCGGACGTCCACGTCCTCCCGGTCGGCAACGCGGGCAACATCACCGCCTACTGGAAGGGTTACAAGGAGTACGCCGGGGACGGCGTGTCCACGCACACCCCGCGCATGTGGGGCTTCCAGGCGTCCGGCTCCGCGCCCATCGTCCGCGGCGAGATCGTCAAGGACCCGTCGACCGTCGCCACCGCGATCCGGATCGGCAACCCGGCCTCCTGGCAGTACGCGCTGAACGCCCGGGACGAATCGGGCGGTTTCATCGACGAGGTGACGGACCGCCAGATTCTGTCCGCCTACCGTCTGTTGGCCTCGCAGGAGGGCGTCTTCGTCGAGCCCGCGTCGGCCGCGTCCGTGGCCGGTCTGCTGAAGGCCGCCGAGGAGGGCAAGGTCGACCCGGGCCAGAAGATCGTCTGCACGGTCACCGGGAACGGCCTCAAGGACCCCGACTGGGCCGTCGCGGGCGCCCCGCAGCCGGTCACGGTCCCCGTCGACGCGGCCACCGCCGCCGAGAAGCTGGGCCTCGCGTAG